The Petrotoga sibirica DSM 13575 DNA segment AACCAATCTTCCTGGAATATCTTCAAGAGAAGAAAAAATAAGAGAGTACATAAAGTCAAAAGTTGCTAACAAGGTTGATGAAATCACTGAGGATAACATGGGAAACCTACTATGCTTAATTAAAGGTAAAGATTCTTCCAAAAAATTGATGCTGGACGCGCACATGGATGAAGTTGGCTTTATGATCACTAAAATAAATGAAGACGGTACTTTTGGCATATCTCCCGTGGGGGGTGTTGACCCAAGGGTAGTAAAAAGTCAGAGATTAAAAATCGAAGAAAAAATATCTGCTGTTGTCAATTCTACACCTATTCACTTAGAAAAAGAAATAGACAAAGTTGAACAGTATGAAAGTATAAAGGTCTACGTTGGATTTTCCAACAAAGAGGAAGCGTCTAAAAAGGTTCATTTGGGTGATATGGTTACATTTGATACTACTTATTATGAGGCAAATAACTATGCTGTGGCCAAAGCTTTTGATGATAGAGTTGGATGTTCTATTATGATGGATGTAATAGACTATTTTTTTGAAAAAGGCGAGAAACCCCTTTACGACACATACTTCAATTTTGCTACTCAAGAAGAAACTGGATTGAGAGGTACAGGAACTGTAGCTTCAAAAATACAACCAAATTTCGCTATTGTATTAGAAGGTACAACAGCAGGTGACAACCCTGAAAATACACAGGATAAATGGGCAACACATATTGGAAATGGACCTGTCTTAACATTCATGCATAGCGGTTTAGTACTTAACCAAGAAATCTTTGAAAAGATCGTAGATACTGCAAAGAAATTAGGTATTAATTTCCAATACAAAAGGCGAACGGCAGGTGGAACTGATGCTGCTAGACTTGCAAAGACCCTTTATGGAATTCCCGCTGGGGTAATATCTGTGCCGTGCCGATACATACATTCTCCACAATCTATAATGCATTTACAAGATTACGAACTTACCTACCAATTGGTAAAACAATTAGTTGTTAACACACCATTTTAAAGAGAGGGGGCAAAAAGTTGAAAGAGCTAATAAAAAATATCACTGAGCTTTATGGGCCAAGTGGAAGAGAAGACCAAGTGAGAGATTTTATAAAAGAACAGATTAAAGATTATGTGGATGATATTAAAACTGATAAGTTAGGAAATCTTATTGCCACAAAAAAAGGTAACTCTGGAAAAACTATATTATTTGACGCCCACATGGATGAAATAGGTGTTGTTGTTACTCACATTTTAGATAAAGGATTTTTAAAAGTAGAACAAGTTGGAGGCCAAAACCCTGTAAATTTAATTGGTTCCAGATTGATTTTTAATGGAAGAATAGGGGTTGTTGGAGTTGAGGGAGAAAGTGAAAAAGAATTAAAAGATAATTATAAGAACTTATCTTTAGACAACATATTTGTTGATATAGGCGTATCCTCAAAAGAAGAAGCGGAAAAAATTGCTCCTATAGGAACTTTTGGAACTTTCGCCGAAGGTTTTGTGGATTATGGTAATTATTGTATGTCAAAAGCAATGGATGACAGGATAGGATGCGCTATTTTAATAGAAAGTATAAAAAATATGAAAGATAATCAACACACCGTTTTATTCGCTTTTACAGTCCAAGAAGAAGTAGGTTTGGTCGGTTCTTTTGTTTCCTCTTATGATTACCAAGTCGACAGAGCAATAGCTGTTGATGTCACTGATTCCTTGGATACTCCAAAGGCTCTTAAAAGAATGAGCATGGCCTTGGGAAAAGGACCTTGTATTAAAATAAAAGATAATCTTTCTGTTAGTGACAGAGAAGTTGTAGAGTGGATAAAAAATGCTGCTTTGGCAAACAATATACCGTATCAGTTCGAGGTATTAACCTTTGGAGGAACAAATGCCGCGGGTTATCAAAGAACCAAATCTGGAATCCCTAGTGGTACCATTTCTATCCCTACCAGATACATACATTCACCTCACGAGATGTTATGCTATAGCGATGTTGAATACACGGTGAAACTGTTAAATACACTTAGTAAAACGAATTTTTAGAAGCTTATTTTTCACGTTTGAGGAGGAAAATTATGGTCAATGTAGCGTTAATTGCGCACGATAAAAAAAAGTTAGACCTTGCGCTCTTTGCCAAAGAATGGAAGGATGTATTTAAAAATTGCAAACTTTATGCTACAAAAACCACAGGAAAGATTTTAAAAGAAAAAGTTGGATTGGAGATACAAACTTTTGAATCTGGACCATTGGGAGGAGACTTACAAATAGGCGCTCTTGCTGTCAGTGGGAAAATAGATTTTGCCATCTTTTTGAGGGATCCATTGACAGCCCAACCACACGAACCTGATGTATCTGCAGTTTTACGTATTTGCGATGTACACAACATCCCTCTTGCTACTAATTTAGCAACCGCTGAGGCGATAGTTCTAGAAATTCAAAAAAAACTTAATAATTAAAGTTTATTATCTTGACTATCAATTTGATGATTGCCTGTACTTAATGGTAGAACAATATTTGGTAAAGCAGCTTTCATTAAAATTTCGTTCAAATAAATTCTAATATAGGGCCAAAGAACATCATCAACAAAATTCTTAAGGAAATACTTTTTGGCCCTTTTGTTTTTTGAAAAACTTTCGAAATCCGTTTCCGTTTCGAAAATCTCTCTGAAGGTCAAAACATAATAAGCTATTCTCTTTTTTTCCCCTTCTAAAAAGATCCTGTAAGTAACAATTAAATTTAAGTCAATATTTTTTTGTTCATATACGTATCCTCTTTCGATAGATATTTCAGAAATTTTTTCAACTTCTTCTTTATTTGTTCTCTCGAAAAAAACACTTTCCAAAAAAATATCCTTTAAAATTATATCTTTCAATATACTTATTTTTTTATCAGTTTTTTTCATAAAACTCCTCCCAAAGTTTATGAATTTTTTGTCATTAGTAGCTTTATTTCTTTTTATAATTTTAAGTGAAATATTTTTTGAAAATTATCATTTTTAGAAACGTCATCGCTATTTATCTCTTTATCATCTCTAGGCTCAAAATATAATTTGATACTCCCACCCAATACTTCTGTCAATCTTTGCAAAAACAAATATGTTGGATTGTAGTTTCCTTTTTCAAATTTAGAAATTATCGCCTGAGTTGTTCCCATTCGCTCAGCTAAGTTTTTTTGTGTGATTCCCATTTGTAATCTTCTTTTTTTAATCTCATATACTAATTCTAACAAAGCTTTTTTATCGATAGCTCCCCATTTCTTTTCATTTTCATTCAAAACTTTCACCTCCAAAATTAGAATAATTATACTGTTTTTAGAAATTTTTAAACAAGTTTTACTGCCGCTTATTTCTTGAAAATTATTTTATTCCCTAACTAAGTTTATGAGAAAATATCTTAAAAGATTTTTAGCGTTGTTTTTTTACTTAATTGTAACCTATTTATGTTCTAAAAAGATTAAAAATGTGTTATAATATTTATCGCTTTGGTGAACAAACTAATTTACAGTAAGAAGAAGGGAGTGAAAAAGTGGAACTTTTTGAATATATTTCTAGTAGTTCAAGTATTATAATTAGAGAATTTTTAAATCATTTAAAAATCATAGGTTTGTCATTACCTTTTTCTATAGGTATAGGAGTACCAACTGGAATTTTCATATCAAGGCATCCTAAAGCCGCAAACATAGTCATCTACATTGCTAGTATTCTTATGACTATTCCCAGTTTGGCGCTTTTTGGGATTATGGTTGTAATTTTATCTCCTTTTGGAGCTGGCTTAGGGGTTACACCTGCTGTGATAGCTTTGATTATATACTCTTTACTTCCAATTATAAGAAATACATTGGTAGCTATTCAAGCTCTTGATCCACAAATGATAGAGGCTGCAAAAGGAATGGGAATGACTGAATCTCAAATATTATTTAAAATCCGTTTACCTTTATCGATTCCTACCATCATGTCTGGTGTAAGAAATGCTGTAGTAATGGGAGTTGGAGTTGCTACTTTAGGATATTTTGTTGCTTCAGGAGGATTAGGATACTTTATTTTTGCTGGATTAAGCAGGTCAAGGTATCCAATGGTAATAACAGGGGTAATACTGGTCTCAATTTTGGGTGTTTTGGCTAATTATCTTTTACTAAAATTTGAGGATTTAATTACCCCAAAGGGTCTTAAAATTAAAGAATAAGATAAAAATCACAGGAGGAACATTGAAATGGCAATAAAATTAGTTGATCTCACAAAGAAGTATGGCGATTTCACTGCCGTTAATAATTTAAATATTGAATTTGAAGACAATAAATTAACTATTCTAATAGGTCCGTCTGGATGTGGCAAAACAACTACCTTAAAGATGATCAATCGTTTGATTGAAAGAACATCGGGTGATATCCTCTTCAACGGAAAATCGATAGACGATATGAATCCCATACAATTGAGAAGAAGCATAGGTTACGTTATACAGGAAATTGGATTATTCCCTCATATGACTGTATTTGATAACATAGCTGTAGTTCCAAGGCTTTTGAAATGGACTGAAGAAAAAATAAAAAAGCGGGTATACGATCTACTAGATTTAGTAAATCTTGAACCAGATGTTAATGCTTATAA contains these protein-coding regions:
- the mgsA gene encoding methylglyoxal synthase, producing MVNVALIAHDKKKLDLALFAKEWKDVFKNCKLYATKTTGKILKEKVGLEIQTFESGPLGGDLQIGALAVSGKIDFAIFLRDPLTAQPHEPDVSAVLRICDVHNIPLATNLATAEAIVLEIQKKLNN
- a CDS encoding ABC transporter permease — protein: MELFEYISSSSSIIIREFLNHLKIIGLSLPFSIGIGVPTGIFISRHPKAANIVIYIASILMTIPSLALFGIMVVILSPFGAGLGVTPAVIALIIYSLLPIIRNTLVAIQALDPQMIEAAKGMGMTESQILFKIRLPLSIPTIMSGVRNAVVMGVGVATLGYFVASGGLGYFIFAGLSRSRYPMVITGVILVSILGVLANYLLLKFEDLITPKGLKIKE
- a CDS encoding helix-turn-helix domain-containing protein, with product MNENEKKWGAIDKKALLELVYEIKKRRLQMGITQKNLAERMGTTQAIISKFEKGNYNPTYLFLQRLTEVLGGSIKLYFEPRDDKEINSDDVSKNDNFQKIFHLKL
- a CDS encoding M42 family metallopeptidase; protein product: MKELIKNITELYGPSGREDQVRDFIKEQIKDYVDDIKTDKLGNLIATKKGNSGKTILFDAHMDEIGVVVTHILDKGFLKVEQVGGQNPVNLIGSRLIFNGRIGVVGVEGESEKELKDNYKNLSLDNIFVDIGVSSKEEAEKIAPIGTFGTFAEGFVDYGNYCMSKAMDDRIGCAILIESIKNMKDNQHTVLFAFTVQEEVGLVGSFVSSYDYQVDRAIAVDVTDSLDTPKALKRMSMALGKGPCIKIKDNLSVSDREVVEWIKNAALANNIPYQFEVLTFGGTNAAGYQRTKSGIPSGTISIPTRYIHSPHEMLCYSDVEYTVKLLNTLSKTNF
- a CDS encoding M42 family metallopeptidase, producing MRKYLKDLTNLPGISSREEKIREYIKSKVANKVDEITEDNMGNLLCLIKGKDSSKKLMLDAHMDEVGFMITKINEDGTFGISPVGGVDPRVVKSQRLKIEEKISAVVNSTPIHLEKEIDKVEQYESIKVYVGFSNKEEASKKVHLGDMVTFDTTYYEANNYAVAKAFDDRVGCSIMMDVIDYFFEKGEKPLYDTYFNFATQEETGLRGTGTVASKIQPNFAIVLEGTTAGDNPENTQDKWATHIGNGPVLTFMHSGLVLNQEIFEKIVDTAKKLGINFQYKRRTAGGTDAARLAKTLYGIPAGVISVPCRYIHSPQSIMHLQDYELTYQLVKQLVVNTPF